Proteins encoded together in one Vigna angularis cultivar LongXiaoDou No.4 chromosome 5, ASM1680809v1, whole genome shotgun sequence window:
- the LOC108340008 gene encoding uncharacterized protein LOC108340008, which translates to MCFQTIIALVHYNGRVINDELLSSRFVSEVSRYLEVNNFMAVKALKQTILNLFIASNGKSYTVDLCYRCPVKANDQLKISYRTVMIEDDDDVRFVIGYAKKYEPHVQLEVMAFIREYIETSADVIWEHLEKQLGDSLNIDKTQSERGSAI; encoded by the exons ATGTGTTTTCAAACCATAATAGCTCTGGTGCACTACAACGGTCGCGTCATCAATGACGAGCTTCTGTCATCACGATTTGTGAGCGAAGTTTCACGATATCTTGAAGTGAATAACTTCATGGCAGTAAAGGCTCTCAAACAAACAATTCTTAATTTGTTCATTGCTTCCAATGGAAAATCATACACCGTTGATTTGTGTTACCGTTGTCCGGTGAAAGCAAATGATCAGTTAAAGATTTCTTATCGTACTGTGATGATTGAGGATGACGACGATGTAAGATTCGTGATTGGTTATGCCAAAAAATACGAACCTCACGTACAGCTTGAGGTCATGGCATTCATCCGAGAATACATCGAAACATCTGCTGATGTCATTTGGGAGCACTTGGAAAAACAGCTAGGTGATTCATTAAATATCGA CAAAACACAGTCAGAAAGGGGTTCTGCTATATGA